In a single window of the Euwallacea fornicatus isolate EFF26 chromosome 5, ASM4011564v1, whole genome shotgun sequence genome:
- the LOC136339128 gene encoding sorting nexin-4-like: MMFIQEEAPLLINKDTGNNVATAKVVANEKPEEILFNNIEISVSESEKRNNGTLNLREYYTVYLIETRLINPAFEKKIEKHSTVWRRYTEFEQLHSYLEITYPYIVLPPLPEKRVMFSWQKISNDTFDPNFIDRRRAGLENFLLRVASHSVLGWDKHYLEFLQDEEGWRESYKANGYFQLVESKLRSLSAAIRLTKSYPQFDIMKDHSDELQAILSNLLKVRCKVAEKKFAVHKLHSNYGRVFSEWSASEKEMGDSLQKIGHYLDSLASCIDASLEDEELLADQLKEYLFFAQSLQTICKNRELLQLKLEDAEENVANKNVERTKAQQGKSGLMSRLFGAVDTDEVREMKVGEIDQQIQEGVVAVTTCRQGLETFTIKALADIERFQKQRTVDLRETVTSYAFLQLKTAKKGLQTWTQIRDCLQNI, from the exons ATGATGTTTATTCAAGAAGAAGCCCCACTGCTCATTAACAAGGATACTGGAAATAATGTGGCCACAGCCAAGGTGGTAGCTAATGAAAAACCTGAA gagatattattcaataatattgaaatatcagTATCAGAGTCAGAAAAACGCAACAATGGAACTTTGAATTTGCGAGAATACTATACAGTGTATTTGATTGAAACTAG ACTGATAAATCctgcatttgaaaaaaagataGAGAAACATTCAACAGTGTGGAGAAGATATACTGAATTTGAACAGTTACATAGCTACTTAGAAATCACCTATCCATATATAGTTCTACCGCCTCTACCAGAGAAACGAGTGATGTTTAGCTGGCAGAAAATATCTAACGACACTTTCGATCCTAACTTCATAGATCGTCGTCGAGCGGggcttgaaaattttctacttAGGGTCGCCTCACACTCTGTTTTAGGTTGGGACAAACATTACCTTGAATTTCTGCAAGATGAGGAGGGATGGCGTGAATCTTATAAAGCTAATG gaTACTTTCAGCTTGTGGAAAGTAAGCTGAGGTCCCTCAGCGCAGCTATAAGGTTAACGAAATCTTATCCACAATTTGATATAATGAAAGATCATAGTGATGAGCTACAAGCAATTCTTAGTAACCTCCTGAAGGTAAGATGTAAAGtggctgaaaaaaaatttgctgtGCATAAGCTACATTCCAACTATGGACGAGTATTCAGCGAATGGAGCGCCAGCGAAAAAGAAATGGGCGACTCCCTGCAGAAAATAGGCCACTACTTAGATTCTTTAGCATCGTGTATTGATGCAAGTCTCGAAGACGAGGAATTGTTGGCCGATCAGTTGAAAGAGTATTTATTCTTTGCTCAATCGCTGCAGACGATTTGTAAGAATCGTGAGCTCTTGCAGCTAAAACTGGAAGATGCGGAAGAGAATGTCGCCAATAAAAATGTAGAACGGACCAAAGCTCAACAGGGCAAGTCCGGGTTGATGTCTAGATTGTTCGGAGCCGTCGATACGGATGAGGTACGAGAAATGAAAGTTGGTGAAATAGATCAGCAGATTCAGGAAGGGGTCGTCGCTGTTACTACATGCAGACAGGGCTTAGA AACTTTTACCATTAAAGCTTTGGCTGATATTGAGAGATTCCAGAAACAGAGAACTGTGGATTTGAGGGAAACCGTAACCAGTTATGCTTTTTTGCAACTAAAAACGGCTAAAAAG GGGCTACAAACATGGACGCAAATTCGAGACTGTCTTCAAAATATATGA
- the LOC136339132 gene encoding uncharacterized protein isoform X2, translating to MPNEVSERLKGEGVCRGNNLLCPAPLSRLRVEKIEGGLMVAGVVVAANCQIILPIFGFLFLLVGCVLTAASYRGPGEDEEPDDYAERIAFTGNSRVLGPACMVVGLLMLIASGVLCVLSYRARRRDQTVGFHCPLHGDFYPLSPVTSSKTLEIMERNGRCSFCWPRKRGPGAIAVGPPQCPHSQVSSTRSSVASSPHSQCPTPLPFLVTTGPVIGGIGINSTAQQSPVEQSFGSIRSLTVGREVASFPMSRTPSPPPAFERSHNMVNVPDHQKLVDDQFETVPVHREGPRKSVSIVLPSDEKG from the exons AT GCCTAACGAAGTATCCGAGAGGTTAAAAGGCGAGGGTGTCTGCAGGGGCAACAACCTCCTCTGTCCCGCACCCCTATCCAGACTTCGTGTTGAAAAAATCGAGGGTGGCCTCATGGTTGCTGGAGTGGTTGTGGCCGCCAACTGCCAGATAATTTTGCCCatatttggatttcttttcCTTCTCGTTGGTTGCGTTTTAACTG CTGCCTCCTATAGAGGTCCGGGAGAAGATGAGGAACCAGATGATTATGCAGAAAGAATCGCCTTTACGGGAAATTCTCGAGTGCTTGGTCCCGCCTGCATGGTGGTGGGATTGTTAATGCTCATCGCTAGTGGTGTGCTGTGCGTGTTGTCCTATAGAGCTCGTAGAAGAGATCAGACTGTTGGGTTTCACTGCCCCTTGCATGGAGACTTTTACCCTCTAAGCCCCGTAACCAGCTCAAAAACTTTAG AAATAATGGAAAGGAATGGAAGATGCAGCTTTTGTTGGCCGCGCAAAAGGGGGCCAGGAGCCATCGCTGTGGGACCACCTCAGTGCCCCCACAGCCAAGTGTCCAGCACCAGGAGCTCGGTGGCCAGCTCACCACATAGCCAATGCCCTACTCCTTTGCCATTTTTAGTCACTACAGGTCCAGTAAT TGGAGGCATTGGCATCAACTCAACTGCTCAACAATCACCCGTTGAACAGTCATTCGGGTCAATTCGCTCACTAACAGTAGGTCGGGAAGTAGCCAGTTTCCCTATGTCTAGAACACCATCACCTCCACCCGCATTTGAAAG atCTCACAATATGGTTAACGTTCCGGATCATCAAAAACTCGTGGACGACCAATTTGAAACGGTCCCAGTTCATCGAGAAGGTCCAAGAAAGTCGGTGTCAATAGTATTGCCGTCCGACGAAAAGGGATGA
- the LOC136339132 gene encoding uncharacterized protein isoform X1 gives MTFMSTVHGKDKDSAPQLEAGAVKHAWPNEVSERLKGEGVCRGNNLLCPAPLSRLRVEKIEGGLMVAGVVVAANCQIILPIFGFLFLLVGCVLTAASYRGPGEDEEPDDYAERIAFTGNSRVLGPACMVVGLLMLIASGVLCVLSYRARRRDQTVGFHCPLHGDFYPLSPVTSSKTLEIMERNGRCSFCWPRKRGPGAIAVGPPQCPHSQVSSTRSSVASSPHSQCPTPLPFLVTTGPVIGGIGINSTAQQSPVEQSFGSIRSLTVGREVASFPMSRTPSPPPAFERSHNMVNVPDHQKLVDDQFETVPVHREGPRKSVSIVLPSDEKG, from the exons ATGACGTTCATGTCCACTGTGCACGGGAAAGATAAAGATAGTGCTCCTCAATTGGAAGCCGGGGCCGTTAAACATGCTTG GCCTAACGAAGTATCCGAGAGGTTAAAAGGCGAGGGTGTCTGCAGGGGCAACAACCTCCTCTGTCCCGCACCCCTATCCAGACTTCGTGTTGAAAAAATCGAGGGTGGCCTCATGGTTGCTGGAGTGGTTGTGGCCGCCAACTGCCAGATAATTTTGCCCatatttggatttcttttcCTTCTCGTTGGTTGCGTTTTAACTG CTGCCTCCTATAGAGGTCCGGGAGAAGATGAGGAACCAGATGATTATGCAGAAAGAATCGCCTTTACGGGAAATTCTCGAGTGCTTGGTCCCGCCTGCATGGTGGTGGGATTGTTAATGCTCATCGCTAGTGGTGTGCTGTGCGTGTTGTCCTATAGAGCTCGTAGAAGAGATCAGACTGTTGGGTTTCACTGCCCCTTGCATGGAGACTTTTACCCTCTAAGCCCCGTAACCAGCTCAAAAACTTTAG AAATAATGGAAAGGAATGGAAGATGCAGCTTTTGTTGGCCGCGCAAAAGGGGGCCAGGAGCCATCGCTGTGGGACCACCTCAGTGCCCCCACAGCCAAGTGTCCAGCACCAGGAGCTCGGTGGCCAGCTCACCACATAGCCAATGCCCTACTCCTTTGCCATTTTTAGTCACTACAGGTCCAGTAAT TGGAGGCATTGGCATCAACTCAACTGCTCAACAATCACCCGTTGAACAGTCATTCGGGTCAATTCGCTCACTAACAGTAGGTCGGGAAGTAGCCAGTTTCCCTATGTCTAGAACACCATCACCTCCACCCGCATTTGAAAG atCTCACAATATGGTTAACGTTCCGGATCATCAAAAACTCGTGGACGACCAATTTGAAACGGTCCCAGTTCATCGAGAAGGTCCAAGAAAGTCGGTGTCAATAGTATTGCCGTCCGACGAAAAGGGATGA